The following are from one region of the Osmerus mordax isolate fOsmMor3 chromosome 1, fOsmMor3.pri, whole genome shotgun sequence genome:
- the si:ch211-220m17.5 gene encoding guanylin family protein — protein MKAALLLLALCLTSLSEAVVVKEGDFVFSLESVKKLQDLAESSRLSDKENPRLLSTSLAAVCTNPDLPMEFLPLCMQRGASDSLFRLAFMPMDVCEICAFAACTGCLETDKPTTDLSCNNLRLRDFASSLRMRSLRVFLLLTSCILWGSLGVEVRDGDRSYPLEAVKVLKELMEADWILNPNLAETSALSLCADPALPQSFLPVCQGRGAALTFYRLAMLITPLDPCEICANPSCFGCVFE, from the exons ATGAAGGCCGCTCTCCTGCTCCTGGCCCTGTGCCTGACCTCCCTCTCTGAGGCGGTTGTGGTTAAA GAGGGAGATTTTGTGTTCTCTCTGGAGTCGGTGAAGAAGCTTCAGGATCTGGCTGAGAGCAGCAGGCTGTCCGACAAAGAGAACCCTCGCCTGTTGAGCACCAGCCTGGCAGCTGTCTGTACCAACCCAGACCTGCCAATGGAATTCCTGCCTCTGTGTATGCAGCGAGGAGCATCTGATTCTCTCTTCAGACTAG CCTTCATGCCCATGGATGTGTGCGAGATCTGCGCTTTTGCTGCCTGCACAGGGTGCT TGGAGACAGACAA ACCTACCACAGACCTGTCCTGCAACAACCTGAGACTCAGAGACTTTGCAAGCAGCCTGAGAATGAGGTCATTAAGGGTTTTCCTGCTGTTGACGTCTTGTATCCTGTGGGGAAGTCTGGGTGTGGAGGTCAGG GATGGAGACAGAAGCTACCCTCTGGAGGCAGTGAAGGTGCTGAAGGAGCTGATGGAGGCAGACTGGATCCTGAACCCCAACCTGGCTGAGACCAGCGCCTTGTCCCTCTGTGCCGACCCCGCCTTGCCCCAGTCCTTCCTGCCAGTGTGCCAGGGCAGAGGAGCAGCCCTGACCTTCTACCGGCTTG caaTGCTCATCACACCGCTTGATCCTTGTGAAATCTGTGCCAACCCATCCTGCTTCGGATGTGTGTTCGAGTGA